In Magnetospirillum sp., the following proteins share a genomic window:
- a CDS encoding SCO family protein, translating into MPASRLLKTIRLLAVGLILGLGAAWAVHLWAPSDIGTQVTSASIGGPFELVDQNGRTRTQADLRGKFALIYFGFTYCPDACPTALVAMAEALDQIGPLAARVQPVFVTVDPERDTVEQMAAYVAAVDERLWGLTGSAAQVAQAAKAYRVFYRKATPPGGGEYLVDHTSLVYLMGPDGTYRAHFTHETTPERMAEILRKNLGG; encoded by the coding sequence ATGCCCGCATCGCGTCTGCTTAAAACCATCCGTCTGCTTGCTGTGGGTTTGATCCTGGGGCTCGGCGCTGCATGGGCCGTTCATCTGTGGGCACCCAGCGACATAGGGACCCAAGTCACGTCCGCGTCGATCGGCGGCCCGTTCGAACTCGTGGACCAGAACGGCCGCACGCGCACGCAAGCCGATCTGCGCGGCAAATTCGCGCTGATCTATTTCGGCTTCACCTATTGCCCCGATGCCTGCCCGACAGCCCTCGTGGCGATGGCCGAAGCGCTCGACCAGATCGGCCCGCTCGCCGCGCGCGTGCAGCCGGTTTTCGTGACCGTCGATCCCGAGCGCGATACGGTCGAGCAGATGGCGGCCTATGTGGCCGCCGTCGACGAGCGGCTGTGGGGCCTCACCGGCAGTGCCGCCCAAGTAGCGCAAGCGGCCAAGGCCTATCGCGTGTTCTACCGCAAGGCCACACCGCCGGGTGGCGGCGAATATCTCGTCGACCACACGTCGCTTGTGTATCTGATGGGCCCCGACGGCACCTATCGCGCGCATTTCACGCACGAAACCACGCCGGAGCGCATGGCCGAGATCCTGCGCAAAAATCTGGGCGGCTGA